One Larus michahellis chromosome 20, bLarMic1.1, whole genome shotgun sequence genomic window carries:
- the CDCA2 gene encoding cell division cycle-associated protein 2 isoform X5: MQRQSKTLNASLEVKENETKYTEENEEASLPDLSKDRKVCKVTKSKVVRASEKENLNDRNQAQLQKCTLKYTKGLEKESYQKKEDVVSCQFAECFSDMQKGDVVGEHILRLNSKENFSSRPVSLEDECYLTPNRDKAEEESGCGVSEKQWKKPVDFATVTVADFGITQESFTKRSIGKSPTSLKFRRRSAIGARGSPEHNTLIQYLAQQRSNRQKEAFTQQVSPFKPENVGSLKDKIDAFQTSFKLVQEAEEETGFSGLAQVDNASQEAGSSQNNVPFTKVWNLDQCSEKFMSDSSGADLKENVEQNLTDSIKSDIKICTILSSRQDVTVTEPAAAASKEWVYEQHNPTKWLETAQIRDILETGHAFSFDHITKDIRSDVVSDLSRKKVSFAEEVSLEIFDESKPPVTPVRTTGNVSLNEHAQSGSQLRSALKKTPMKQLMDKMKEYSNDAVDRGGGESLAVSNCAKIFEALQTEKTEGHSSEKPKKKKVTFGEALSPEIFDETLPANTPLRKGAMPIRHPALQSNSPSVRSSLIGEPLPQLNFDCDDECVEPLQKLAEGSVAAKYLLPAENAEAETDRSDMVTTRSSTKRKCSTISEGTDFSIPRPTNSKNTKDTKNPRKNKFQSQKNTMSSAAKKTQKTKQTSYGKRRKKKVKKSLYGERERASKKPLLSPIAEIPEVFSSASSPNPPKENAFFSDNAKSGNACKGVQQKPVVEGISGKNICAVHMYASSKDLDMVEASSSSDTAFQVSDGDLKSVSGIDHKLSSIVPDAKCVFDTPNYFQQGEETACVKEAKEGGFLIGHEKLQGNLLNEAERLTGLEFLEQQDTSVREGGQRTQSTQKDSVRGSPQKRRRRRSSAISFPPLEKLEVTGNSPPVFYFNVEEVLSAPQLKNDSLEPFRRMSDNSGKKVRRSMRLHKDAEIEGLAWIEVPNEIEKNPPLLASACKIRRTISTSILTESENIHHREQNLTQPLAPGKENYDSVNLANDPCKRWRRSVLTPQETKTWSQTRKRSITNSVYRKDRSNQKHYEEVEIPLENKSNI; the protein is encoded by the exons ATGCAGAGACAATCTAAGACTCTAAATGCTTCCCTGGAAGTTAAAGAAAATGAGACTAAATACACTGAAGAGAACGAAGAAGCCTCCCTCCCTGATCTCTCAAAAGACCGGAAGGTTTGCAAAGTGACTAAATCAAAAGTCGTAAGGGCATCCGAGAAGGAGAATTTAAATGATAGGAACCAGGCGCAGTTGCAAAAATGCACCCTGAAATACACCAAAGGCTTGGAGAAGGAATCATACCAGAAGAAGGAGGATGTTGTTAGCTGTCAGTTTGCTGAATGCTTTTCTGATATGCAAAAAGGGGATGTGGTTGGTGAACATATTTTGCGTTTGAACAGTAAGGAAAATTTTTCAAGTAGACCTGTTTCTTTGGAGGATGAATGCTACTTGACACCTAATAGGGACAAAGCAGAAGAAGAATCTGGTTGTGGAGTATCAgagaaacaatggaaaaaaccTGTTGATTTTGCGACTGTAACGGTTGCTGACTTTGGAATTACTCAAGAAAGTTTTACTAAACGATCCATAG gaaagtCTCCAACTTCATTAAAATTTAGAAGAAGATCAGCAATTGGAGCACGGGGATCACCAGAACATAACACTCTTATTCAATACCTTGCTCAACAGAGAAGCAACAGGCAAAAAGAAGCTTTTACACAG caggttAGTCCTTTTAAACCTGAAAACGTCGGGTCATTGAAGGACAAGATAGATGCCTTTCAGACATCGTTTAAATTAGTACAAGAAGCTGAAGAGGAGACTGGCTTCTCCGGACTGGCACAAGTGGATAATGCTTCCCAGGAAGCAGGCTCTT CTCAGAACAACGTACCATTTACAAAAGTGTGGAACCTGGATCAGTGCAGTGAAAAGTTCATGTCAGACAGCAGTGGAGctgatttgaaagaaaatgtagaacAAAATTTGACCGACAGCATTAAGTCTGATATCAAGATCTGCACCATCTTGTCTTCACGCCAAGATGTGACTGTCActgaacctgctgctgctgcttcaaag GAATGGGTTTATGAGCAACATAATCCTACTAAGTGGTTAGAGACTGCTCAGATTAGAGATATCTTGGAAACAGGTCACG CTTTCAGCTTTGACCACATCACTAAAGACATTAGAAGTGATGTTGTATCAGatctaagcagaaaaaaagttagTTTTGCAGAGGAAGTGAGCCTGGAAATATTTGATGAAAGCAAGCCACCAGTCACACCAGTACGAACAACGGGAAATGTTTCATTAAATGAACATGCACAGAGCGGCTCCCAGCTGCGATCTGCATTGAAGAAAACGCCCATGAAACAACTAATGGATAAAATGAAG GAATACTCGAACGATGCAGTTGACAGAGGAGGAGGTGAATCTCTCGCAGTCTCCAATTGTGCAAAAATCTTTGAAGCATTGCAAACAG agaaaactgAAGGACATAGTTCTGAAaagccaaagaagaaaaaagttacttttggAGAAGCTCTAAGCCCAGAAATATTTGATGAAACTTTGCCTGCAAATACTCCATTGCGCAAAGGAGCAATGCCCATCCGTCATCCAGCATTACAAAGTAATAGCCCTTCTGTAAGGTCAAGTCTCATTGGAGAACCATTACCCCAGCTGAACTTTGACTGCGATGAT gaatGTGTTGAGCCTCTTCAAAAGTTAGCGGAGGGATCTGTTGCTGCGAAATACCTCTTACCTGCTGAAAATGCAGAAG CAGAAACTGACAGATCCGATATGGTAACAACTCGTTCTTCTACTAAAAGGAAG TGTAGCACCATTTCAGAGGGAACTGATTTTAGCATTCCAAGACCTACAAATAGTAAGAACACTAAAGATACTAAAAATCCAAGAAAGAACAAGTTTCAAAGTCAAAAGAATACAATGTCATCTGCTGCCAAAAAGACACAA aaaacaaaacagacaagctatgggaaaagaagaaagaaaaaagtaaaaaaatctttatatgGGGAAAGAGAGAGGGCTTCTAAGAAACCACTTCTCAGCCCTATCGCTGAAATTCCAGAGGTTTTCTCTTCTGCCTCATCTCCGAACCCaccaaaggaaaatgcatttttttcag ATAATGCCAAATCTGGGAATGCTTGCAAGGGTGTTCAACAAAAGCCAGTAGTTGAAGGAATAAGTGGGAAAAACATCTGTGCAGTTCATATGTATGCAAGCTCGAAGGACCTGGACATGGTagaagccagcagctccagcgatACAGCGTTTCAGGTGTCAGATGGTGATCTGAAGTCTGTATCCGGCATTGATCATAAG ctttcAAGCATTGTGCCAGATGCAAAGTGTGTTTTTGATACACCTAACTATTTCCAACAAGGTGAAGAGACTGCATGTGTAAAAGAGGCAAAAGAAGGTGGTTTCTTGATAGGACATGAGAAACTACAAGGAAATCTCCTAAATGAGGCAGAGCGGCTAACCGGGCTAGAATTTCTGGAACAACAAGACACTAGTGTACGTGAGGGTGGCCAAAGAACTCAGTCTACACAAAAAGATTCTGTAAGAGGTAGTCcacaaaaaagaagaagaagaagaagtagTGCcatctcttttcctcctcttgaaAAACTGGAAGTAACTGGAAACAGTCCtccagttttttattttaatgtggaaGAGGTCTTATCAGCTCCTCAGCTGAAAAACGATTCTTTAGAGCCTTTTAGAAGAATGAGTGATAACAGTGGCAAAAAAGTGAGGCGCAGCATGAGATTACATAAAGATGCAGAAATTGAAGGACTTGCGTGGATTGAAGTACCCAATGAGATTGAAAAGAACCCTCCTCTGCTAGCTTCTGCTTGCAAAATCAGGAGAACCATAAGCACATCCATCCTTACAGAATCTGAGAATATTCACCACCGAGAACAAAATCTCACCCAGCCTTTAGCACCAGGGAAGGAGAACTATGACTCTGTTAATCTTGCTAATGATCCTTGCAAAAGGTGGAGGAGGTCTGTATTAACACCTCAAGAGACAAAAACTTGGTCTCAAACCCGGAAAAGAAGCATAACAAACTCTGTATATAGGAAGGACAGAAGTAACCAGAAACACTATGAAGAAGTAGAAATACCTCTTGAAAATAAGTCTAACATTTAG
- the CDCA2 gene encoding cell division cycle-associated protein 2 isoform X4, with product MQRQSKTLNASLEVKENETKYTEENEEASLPDLSKDRKVCKVTKSKVVRASEKENLNDRNQAQLQKCTLKYTKGLEKESYQKKEDVVSCQFAECFSDMQKGDVVGEHILRLNSKENFSSRPVSLEDECYLTPNRDKAEEESGCGVSEKQWKKPVDFATVTVADFGITQESFTKRSIGKSPTSLKFRRRSAIGARGSPEHNTLIQYLAQQRSNRQKEAFTQVSPFKPENVGSLKDKIDAFQTSFKLVQEAEEETGFSGLAQVDNASQEAGSSQNNVPFTKVWNLDQCSEKFMSDSSGADLKENVEQNLTDSIKSDIKICTILSSRQDVTVTEPAAAASKEWVYEQHNPTKWLETAQIRDILETGHAFSFDHITKDIRSDVVSDLSRKKVSFAEEVSLEIFDESKPPVTPVRTTGNVSLNEHAQSGSQLRSALKKTPMKQLMDKMKEYSNDAVDRGGGESLAVSNCAKIFEALQTEKTEGHSSEKPKKKKVTFGEALSPEIFDETLPANTPLRKGAMPIRHPALQSNSPSVRSSLIGEPLPQLNFDCDDECVEPLQKLAEGSVAAKYLLPAENAEETDRSDMVTTRSSTKRKCSTISEGTDFSIPRPTNSKNTKDTKNPRKNKFQSQKNTMSSAAKKTQKTKQTSYGKRRKKKVKKSLYGERERASKKPLLSPIAEIPEVFSSASSPNPPKENAFFSEDLLLDNAKSGNACKGVQQKPVVEGISGKNICAVHMYASSKDLDMVEASSSSDTAFQVSDGDLKSVSGIDHKLSSIVPDAKCVFDTPNYFQQGEETACVKEAKEGGFLIGHEKLQGNLLNEAERLTGLEFLEQQDTSVREGGQRTQSTQKDSVRGSPQKRRRRRSSAISFPPLEKLEVTGNSPPVFYFNVEEVLSAPQLKNDSLEPFRRMSDNSGKKVRRSMRLHKDAEIEGLAWIEVPNEIEKNPPLLASACKIRRTISTSILTESENIHHREQNLTQPLAPGKENYDSVNLANDPCKRWRRSVLTPQETKTWSQTRKRSITNSVYRKDRSNQKHYEEVEIPLENKSNI from the exons ATGCAGAGACAATCTAAGACTCTAAATGCTTCCCTGGAAGTTAAAGAAAATGAGACTAAATACACTGAAGAGAACGAAGAAGCCTCCCTCCCTGATCTCTCAAAAGACCGGAAGGTTTGCAAAGTGACTAAATCAAAAGTCGTAAGGGCATCCGAGAAGGAGAATTTAAATGATAGGAACCAGGCGCAGTTGCAAAAATGCACCCTGAAATACACCAAAGGCTTGGAGAAGGAATCATACCAGAAGAAGGAGGATGTTGTTAGCTGTCAGTTTGCTGAATGCTTTTCTGATATGCAAAAAGGGGATGTGGTTGGTGAACATATTTTGCGTTTGAACAGTAAGGAAAATTTTTCAAGTAGACCTGTTTCTTTGGAGGATGAATGCTACTTGACACCTAATAGGGACAAAGCAGAAGAAGAATCTGGTTGTGGAGTATCAgagaaacaatggaaaaaaccTGTTGATTTTGCGACTGTAACGGTTGCTGACTTTGGAATTACTCAAGAAAGTTTTACTAAACGATCCATAG gaaagtCTCCAACTTCATTAAAATTTAGAAGAAGATCAGCAATTGGAGCACGGGGATCACCAGAACATAACACTCTTATTCAATACCTTGCTCAACAGAGAAGCAACAGGCAAAAAGAAGCTTTTACACAG gttAGTCCTTTTAAACCTGAAAACGTCGGGTCATTGAAGGACAAGATAGATGCCTTTCAGACATCGTTTAAATTAGTACAAGAAGCTGAAGAGGAGACTGGCTTCTCCGGACTGGCACAAGTGGATAATGCTTCCCAGGAAGCAGGCTCTT CTCAGAACAACGTACCATTTACAAAAGTGTGGAACCTGGATCAGTGCAGTGAAAAGTTCATGTCAGACAGCAGTGGAGctgatttgaaagaaaatgtagaacAAAATTTGACCGACAGCATTAAGTCTGATATCAAGATCTGCACCATCTTGTCTTCACGCCAAGATGTGACTGTCActgaacctgctgctgctgcttcaaag GAATGGGTTTATGAGCAACATAATCCTACTAAGTGGTTAGAGACTGCTCAGATTAGAGATATCTTGGAAACAGGTCACG CTTTCAGCTTTGACCACATCACTAAAGACATTAGAAGTGATGTTGTATCAGatctaagcagaaaaaaagttagTTTTGCAGAGGAAGTGAGCCTGGAAATATTTGATGAAAGCAAGCCACCAGTCACACCAGTACGAACAACGGGAAATGTTTCATTAAATGAACATGCACAGAGCGGCTCCCAGCTGCGATCTGCATTGAAGAAAACGCCCATGAAACAACTAATGGATAAAATGAAG GAATACTCGAACGATGCAGTTGACAGAGGAGGAGGTGAATCTCTCGCAGTCTCCAATTGTGCAAAAATCTTTGAAGCATTGCAAACAG agaaaactgAAGGACATAGTTCTGAAaagccaaagaagaaaaaagttacttttggAGAAGCTCTAAGCCCAGAAATATTTGATGAAACTTTGCCTGCAAATACTCCATTGCGCAAAGGAGCAATGCCCATCCGTCATCCAGCATTACAAAGTAATAGCCCTTCTGTAAGGTCAAGTCTCATTGGAGAACCATTACCCCAGCTGAACTTTGACTGCGATGAT gaatGTGTTGAGCCTCTTCAAAAGTTAGCGGAGGGATCTGTTGCTGCGAAATACCTCTTACCTGCTGAAAATGCAGAAG AAACTGACAGATCCGATATGGTAACAACTCGTTCTTCTACTAAAAGGAAG TGTAGCACCATTTCAGAGGGAACTGATTTTAGCATTCCAAGACCTACAAATAGTAAGAACACTAAAGATACTAAAAATCCAAGAAAGAACAAGTTTCAAAGTCAAAAGAATACAATGTCATCTGCTGCCAAAAAGACACAA aaaacaaaacagacaagctatgggaaaagaagaaagaaaaaagtaaaaaaatctttatatgGGGAAAGAGAGAGGGCTTCTAAGAAACCACTTCTCAGCCCTATCGCTGAAATTCCAGAGGTTTTCTCTTCTGCCTCATCTCCGAACCCaccaaaggaaaatgcatttttttcag AGGACCTACTTTTAGATAATGCCAAATCTGGGAATGCTTGCAAGGGTGTTCAACAAAAGCCAGTAGTTGAAGGAATAAGTGGGAAAAACATCTGTGCAGTTCATATGTATGCAAGCTCGAAGGACCTGGACATGGTagaagccagcagctccagcgatACAGCGTTTCAGGTGTCAGATGGTGATCTGAAGTCTGTATCCGGCATTGATCATAAG ctttcAAGCATTGTGCCAGATGCAAAGTGTGTTTTTGATACACCTAACTATTTCCAACAAGGTGAAGAGACTGCATGTGTAAAAGAGGCAAAAGAAGGTGGTTTCTTGATAGGACATGAGAAACTACAAGGAAATCTCCTAAATGAGGCAGAGCGGCTAACCGGGCTAGAATTTCTGGAACAACAAGACACTAGTGTACGTGAGGGTGGCCAAAGAACTCAGTCTACACAAAAAGATTCTGTAAGAGGTAGTCcacaaaaaagaagaagaagaagaagtagTGCcatctcttttcctcctcttgaaAAACTGGAAGTAACTGGAAACAGTCCtccagttttttattttaatgtggaaGAGGTCTTATCAGCTCCTCAGCTGAAAAACGATTCTTTAGAGCCTTTTAGAAGAATGAGTGATAACAGTGGCAAAAAAGTGAGGCGCAGCATGAGATTACATAAAGATGCAGAAATTGAAGGACTTGCGTGGATTGAAGTACCCAATGAGATTGAAAAGAACCCTCCTCTGCTAGCTTCTGCTTGCAAAATCAGGAGAACCATAAGCACATCCATCCTTACAGAATCTGAGAATATTCACCACCGAGAACAAAATCTCACCCAGCCTTTAGCACCAGGGAAGGAGAACTATGACTCTGTTAATCTTGCTAATGATCCTTGCAAAAGGTGGAGGAGGTCTGTATTAACACCTCAAGAGACAAAAACTTGGTCTCAAACCCGGAAAAGAAGCATAACAAACTCTGTATATAGGAAGGACAGAAGTAACCAGAAACACTATGAAGAAGTAGAAATACCTCTTGAAAATAAGTCTAACATTTAG
- the CDCA2 gene encoding cell division cycle-associated protein 2 isoform X2 — protein sequence MQRQSKTLNASLEVKENETKYTEENEEASLPDLSKDRKVCKVTKSKVVRASEKENLNDRNQAQLQKCTLKYTKGLEKESYQKKEDVVSCQFAECFSDMQKGDVVGEHILRLNSKENFSSRPVSLEDECYLTPNRDKAEEESGCGVSEKQWKKPVDFATVTVADFGITQESFTKRSIGKSPTSLKFRRRSAIGARGSPEHNTLIQYLAQQRSNRQKEAFTQVSPFKPENVGSLKDKIDAFQTSFKLVQEAEEETGFSGLAQVDNASQEAGSSQNNVPFTKVWNLDQCSEKFMSDSSGADLKENVEQNLTDSIKSDIKICTILSSRQDVTVTEPAAAASKEWVYEQHNPTKWLETAQIRDILETGHAFSFDHITKDIRSDVVSDLSRKKVSFAEEVSLEIFDESKPPVTPVRTTGNVSLNEHAQSGSQLRSALKKTPMKQLMDKMKEYSNDAVDRGGGESLAVSNCAKIFEALQTEKTEGHSSEKPKKKKVTFGEALSPEIFDETLPANTPLRKGAMPIRHPALQSNSPSVRSSLIGEPLPQLNFDCDDECVEPLQKLAEGSVAAKYLLPAENAEAETDRSDMVTTRSSTKRKCSTISEGTDFSIPRPTNSKNTKDTKNPRKNKFQSQKNTMSSAAKKTQKTKQTSYGKRRKKKVKKSLYGERERASKKPLLSPIAEIPEVFSSASSPNPPKENAFFSEDLLLDNAKSGNACKGVQQKPVVEGISGKNICAVHMYASSKDLDMVEASSSSDTAFQVSDGDLKSVSGIDHKLSSIVPDAKCVFDTPNYFQQGEETACVKEAKEGGFLIGHEKLQGNLLNEAERLTGLEFLEQQDTSVREGGQRTQSTQKDSVRGSPQKRRRRRSSAISFPPLEKLEVTGNSPPVFYFNVEEVLSAPQLKNDSLEPFRRMSDNSGKKVRRSMRLHKDAEIEGLAWIEVPNEIEKNPPLLASACKIRRTISTSILTESENIHHREQNLTQPLAPGKENYDSVNLANDPCKRWRRSVLTPQETKTWSQTRKRSITNSVYRKDRSNQKHYEEVEIPLENKSNI from the exons ATGCAGAGACAATCTAAGACTCTAAATGCTTCCCTGGAAGTTAAAGAAAATGAGACTAAATACACTGAAGAGAACGAAGAAGCCTCCCTCCCTGATCTCTCAAAAGACCGGAAGGTTTGCAAAGTGACTAAATCAAAAGTCGTAAGGGCATCCGAGAAGGAGAATTTAAATGATAGGAACCAGGCGCAGTTGCAAAAATGCACCCTGAAATACACCAAAGGCTTGGAGAAGGAATCATACCAGAAGAAGGAGGATGTTGTTAGCTGTCAGTTTGCTGAATGCTTTTCTGATATGCAAAAAGGGGATGTGGTTGGTGAACATATTTTGCGTTTGAACAGTAAGGAAAATTTTTCAAGTAGACCTGTTTCTTTGGAGGATGAATGCTACTTGACACCTAATAGGGACAAAGCAGAAGAAGAATCTGGTTGTGGAGTATCAgagaaacaatggaaaaaaccTGTTGATTTTGCGACTGTAACGGTTGCTGACTTTGGAATTACTCAAGAAAGTTTTACTAAACGATCCATAG gaaagtCTCCAACTTCATTAAAATTTAGAAGAAGATCAGCAATTGGAGCACGGGGATCACCAGAACATAACACTCTTATTCAATACCTTGCTCAACAGAGAAGCAACAGGCAAAAAGAAGCTTTTACACAG gttAGTCCTTTTAAACCTGAAAACGTCGGGTCATTGAAGGACAAGATAGATGCCTTTCAGACATCGTTTAAATTAGTACAAGAAGCTGAAGAGGAGACTGGCTTCTCCGGACTGGCACAAGTGGATAATGCTTCCCAGGAAGCAGGCTCTT CTCAGAACAACGTACCATTTACAAAAGTGTGGAACCTGGATCAGTGCAGTGAAAAGTTCATGTCAGACAGCAGTGGAGctgatttgaaagaaaatgtagaacAAAATTTGACCGACAGCATTAAGTCTGATATCAAGATCTGCACCATCTTGTCTTCACGCCAAGATGTGACTGTCActgaacctgctgctgctgcttcaaag GAATGGGTTTATGAGCAACATAATCCTACTAAGTGGTTAGAGACTGCTCAGATTAGAGATATCTTGGAAACAGGTCACG CTTTCAGCTTTGACCACATCACTAAAGACATTAGAAGTGATGTTGTATCAGatctaagcagaaaaaaagttagTTTTGCAGAGGAAGTGAGCCTGGAAATATTTGATGAAAGCAAGCCACCAGTCACACCAGTACGAACAACGGGAAATGTTTCATTAAATGAACATGCACAGAGCGGCTCCCAGCTGCGATCTGCATTGAAGAAAACGCCCATGAAACAACTAATGGATAAAATGAAG GAATACTCGAACGATGCAGTTGACAGAGGAGGAGGTGAATCTCTCGCAGTCTCCAATTGTGCAAAAATCTTTGAAGCATTGCAAACAG agaaaactgAAGGACATAGTTCTGAAaagccaaagaagaaaaaagttacttttggAGAAGCTCTAAGCCCAGAAATATTTGATGAAACTTTGCCTGCAAATACTCCATTGCGCAAAGGAGCAATGCCCATCCGTCATCCAGCATTACAAAGTAATAGCCCTTCTGTAAGGTCAAGTCTCATTGGAGAACCATTACCCCAGCTGAACTTTGACTGCGATGAT gaatGTGTTGAGCCTCTTCAAAAGTTAGCGGAGGGATCTGTTGCTGCGAAATACCTCTTACCTGCTGAAAATGCAGAAG CAGAAACTGACAGATCCGATATGGTAACAACTCGTTCTTCTACTAAAAGGAAG TGTAGCACCATTTCAGAGGGAACTGATTTTAGCATTCCAAGACCTACAAATAGTAAGAACACTAAAGATACTAAAAATCCAAGAAAGAACAAGTTTCAAAGTCAAAAGAATACAATGTCATCTGCTGCCAAAAAGACACAA aaaacaaaacagacaagctatgggaaaagaagaaagaaaaaagtaaaaaaatctttatatgGGGAAAGAGAGAGGGCTTCTAAGAAACCACTTCTCAGCCCTATCGCTGAAATTCCAGAGGTTTTCTCTTCTGCCTCATCTCCGAACCCaccaaaggaaaatgcatttttttcag AGGACCTACTTTTAGATAATGCCAAATCTGGGAATGCTTGCAAGGGTGTTCAACAAAAGCCAGTAGTTGAAGGAATAAGTGGGAAAAACATCTGTGCAGTTCATATGTATGCAAGCTCGAAGGACCTGGACATGGTagaagccagcagctccagcgatACAGCGTTTCAGGTGTCAGATGGTGATCTGAAGTCTGTATCCGGCATTGATCATAAG ctttcAAGCATTGTGCCAGATGCAAAGTGTGTTTTTGATACACCTAACTATTTCCAACAAGGTGAAGAGACTGCATGTGTAAAAGAGGCAAAAGAAGGTGGTTTCTTGATAGGACATGAGAAACTACAAGGAAATCTCCTAAATGAGGCAGAGCGGCTAACCGGGCTAGAATTTCTGGAACAACAAGACACTAGTGTACGTGAGGGTGGCCAAAGAACTCAGTCTACACAAAAAGATTCTGTAAGAGGTAGTCcacaaaaaagaagaagaagaagaagtagTGCcatctcttttcctcctcttgaaAAACTGGAAGTAACTGGAAACAGTCCtccagttttttattttaatgtggaaGAGGTCTTATCAGCTCCTCAGCTGAAAAACGATTCTTTAGAGCCTTTTAGAAGAATGAGTGATAACAGTGGCAAAAAAGTGAGGCGCAGCATGAGATTACATAAAGATGCAGAAATTGAAGGACTTGCGTGGATTGAAGTACCCAATGAGATTGAAAAGAACCCTCCTCTGCTAGCTTCTGCTTGCAAAATCAGGAGAACCATAAGCACATCCATCCTTACAGAATCTGAGAATATTCACCACCGAGAACAAAATCTCACCCAGCCTTTAGCACCAGGGAAGGAGAACTATGACTCTGTTAATCTTGCTAATGATCCTTGCAAAAGGTGGAGGAGGTCTGTATTAACACCTCAAGAGACAAAAACTTGGTCTCAAACCCGGAAAAGAAGCATAACAAACTCTGTATATAGGAAGGACAGAAGTAACCAGAAACACTATGAAGAAGTAGAAATACCTCTTGAAAATAAGTCTAACATTTAG